From one Triticum aestivum cultivar Chinese Spring chromosome 4B, IWGSC CS RefSeq v2.1, whole genome shotgun sequence genomic stretch:
- the LOC123095121 gene encoding transcription repressor OFP7-like, with the protein MAKRLFHSCRSPSAAAVVTPATNLLAKHHSPAFTPPAGGCCPRGLPHRRPLPPETCSARGCAADYTADDLPPARGTPAYRWLKSSHWHVIEAATDGDDTPRLKIDARRRLRRSRRRRRLHRKAAIESLSSGDSGWFSSSEEPSAYSSRSVEAEATLVTSTATETSSGVSGSSGAVAAAAEAVVAGSFAVVKRSDDPRADFRRSMAEMVVGRGIYDADGLERLLRCFLALNDQRHRRDIVDAFGDVWEAVFSSPLPHGAVTSAPAASCRAAAAGAPR; encoded by the coding sequence ATGGCCAAGCGCCTCTTCCATTCTTGCCGctccccgtccgccgccgccgtggtcACCCCCGCCACCAACCTCCTTGCCAAGCACCACTCACCGGCCTTCACGCCCCCCGCCGGCGGATGCTGTCCGCGCGGCCTCCCTCACCGGCGGCCGCTGCCACCGGAGACCTGCAGCGCGAGGGGCTGCGCTGCCGACTACACTGCCGACGACCTCCCTCCGGCCCGTGGAACGCCCGCCTACCGCTGGCTGAAGAGCTCCCACTGGCACGTCATCGAGGCCGCCACCGACGGCGACGACACGCCTCGCCTCAAGATCGACGCGCGGCGCCGGCTGCGGCGctcccggcgccgccgccggctccaCCGCAAGGCGGCCATAGAGAGCCTGTCGTCCGGCGACAGCGGGTGGTTCAGCAGCAGCGAGGAGCCGAGCGCGTACAGCAGCCGCAGCGTCGAGGCGGAGGCGACGCTGGTCACGTCCACCGCGACGGAGACCTCTTCGGGCGTGAGCGGGAGCTCCGGCGCCGTGGCGGCGGCCGCTGAGGCGGTGGTGGCCGGGAGCTTCGCGGTGGTGAAGCGCTCGGACGACCCCCGGGCCGACTTCCGGCGGTCCATGGCGGAGATGGTGGTGGGCCGCGGCATCTACGACGCCGACGGGCTGGAGCGCCTGCTGCGGTGCTTCCTGGCGCTGAACGACCAGCGCCACCGCCGCGACATCGTCGACGCTTTCGGCGACGTGTGGGAGGCCGTGTTCTCCAGCCCACTGCCGCACGGCGCCGTCACCTCCGCGCCTGCCGCGAGCTGCCGCGCGGCCGCTGCAGGGGCGCCTCGTTAG